In one Brienomyrus brachyistius isolate T26 chromosome 7, BBRACH_0.4, whole genome shotgun sequence genomic region, the following are encoded:
- the LOC125746896 gene encoding LOW QUALITY PROTEIN: pikachurin-like (The sequence of the model RefSeq protein was modified relative to this genomic sequence to represent the inferred CDS: deleted 1 base in 1 codon), whose product MTSVTLTGPSVMGLLSTKRALLITLLLFISAIQVYYCSKRHNIRKSERLPPPLDVQLKVLNCTAFQVQWKMAQRHASTVAGYKVFYTEMMKSRPASPAVTADVPLNLETLTTRQLGGEASFDVEIGDLRRGTEYRVSVAAYGWAGEGRPSKSQDIRTSSQDTCMPPSSPSKPKVTALSSTKIALSWRQDWDHGSAPVNHFQVAYIRPELDTEWTSIKEPTESNSVVVKGLVPDTLYQFEIRAVNLHGISPPSAISDPVWTFSAEGVVSGGHAPLYITHSHGEDGGVVGADDSDQDIHIKKLEPFPAISGRIWPLSSSTGRPPSQAGSDTVTRELATNGAATTAGTPPVSPTQPFTSPSYTSTSPSSLSVSTPLHPAHSAPVTRKWTGSRPPLYNLPCEELVCPANSFCINDLHRGGSQCHCSLGRGGDNCTEEVSIQFPRFHGSSYLTFEPLKKSSQVLRISLKFKTDTEDGLLLYCGENEHGRGDFASLSLVHNRLHFRFNCGTGPARIMSRAPVVPGQWHSVSIYRDGPSGWLELDGIARVVGRSQGNYTKITFHSPLYVGGSANAYGLARAVGTSQGFHGCIQTLSINGKTLDLRPWPLGLALGGTNVGECREARCGVDTCANGGMCFSSQTSGSICLCPLGFRGPLCQEYFLLSLPHFNESLLSYFSAPWPQSSQHYLSFMEIEITFFPTSPDGTLLYSEDTGSRDFLSVTLADGYLEFRFDCGSGPAILRSKEPISIFGWHELRVSRTAKSGILQVDNQIPIEGIAEGAFTQINCNMPLYVGGVPNYISTKSSACVLRPFSGSIQKILLNDHVLHLTQGVAVGVNVENARHPCIDNPCANGGTCRPRWDEYECDCPLGYDGRNCQKECGNYCLNMVTEAIEIPQFIGRSYLTYDKKDILRRVSGSRTNVFMRFKSTAKDGLLLWRGDSPVRVNTDFLSLGLQDGAIVFSYNLGSGIATVMVNGTFGDGRWHRVKAVRDGPSGKLTVDDYGAKTGRSAGKMRQLNIHGGLYVGGLKEIALHTNKQYMQGLVGCISHFILSTDYHLSLVEDATDGKNINTCGN is encoded by the exons GTGTTCTACACAGAGATGATGAAGAGTCGCCCAGCCAGCCCGGCTGTGACGGCAGACGTACCCCTGAACCTGGAAACGCTGACCACT AGACAGCTTGGTGGAGAAGCAAGTTTT GACGTTGAGATTGGGGATCTGCGA CGGGGTACCGAGTATCGAGTCAGCGTAGCGGCTTACGGCTGGGCAGGGGAGGGCCGTCCGAGCAAGTCCCAAGACATCAGAACGTCATCACAGG acacatgcatgcCTCCCTCCTCTCCATCAAAACCCAAGGTGACAGCATTATCATCTACTAAGATCGCGTTGTCATGGAGACAGGACTGGGACCATGGCAGCGCACCTGTTAATCACTTTCAGGTGGCCTACATCAG GCCGGAGTTAGACACAGAGTGGACGTCCATCAAGGAGCCAACTGAATCCAACTCGGTGGTTGTGAAAGGCTTGGTTCCTGATACGCTGTACCAGTTTGAGATTCGAGCAGTGAACCTACATGGAATCAGCCCTCCCAGTGCCATAAGTGACCCAGTCTGGACATTCA GTGCGGAGGGCGTGGTCAGCGGTGGCCACGCTCCATTGTACATCACCCACTCACATGGTGAAGACGGCGGGGTTGTAGGTGCCGATGACTCCGATCAGGACATTCACATCAAGAAG CTGGAGCCGTTTCCTGCCATCAGTGGCAGGATTTGGCCACTCAGCTCCAGCACAGGGAGGCCCCCATCCCAGGCCGGAAGTGACACTGTGACCAGGGAGCTCGCTACCAATGGTGCCGCCACCACCGCCGGCACACCCCCCGtgtcccccacccagcccttcaCAAGTCCCTCCTACACCTCCACCTCTCCCTCCTCCCTTAGCGTATCCacccccctgcaccctgcccacAGTGCCCCCGTAACACGTAAGTGGACTGGCAGCCGGCCTCCCCTTTACAATCTGCCCTGCGAGGAACTCGTGTGTCCAGCAAACAGCTTCTGCATCAACGACCTCCACAGAGGGGGCTCACAGTGTCACTGCAGCTTGGGGCGAGGAGGGGACAACTGTACTGAAG AGGTGTCCATCCAGTTTCCCAGGTTTCACGGCTCCTCCTACTTGACCTTTGAACCTTTGAAGAAGTCCTCCCAGGTGCTCCGTATCAGCCTCAAGTTCAAG ACGGACACGGAGGATGGGCTGCTCCTCTACTGTGGCGAGAATGAGCATGGTCGGGGAGACTTCGCCTCGCTCTCTCTTGTCCACAACAGGCTGCACTTCAG GTTTAACTGCGGCACAGGACCTGCCAGGATCATGAGCCGGGCTCCTGTGGTCCCTGGCCAATGGCACAGCGTCAGCATCTACAGGGACGGCCCAAGCGGCTGGCTGGAACTGGACGGCATCGCCCGTGTGGTGGGCCGTTCTCAG GGGAACTACACCAAGATCACATTCCACAGCCCACTGTATGTGGGGGGGTCCGCTAATGCGTATGGGCTAGCCAGAGCGGTGGGCACCAGCCAGGGCTTCCATGGCTGCATACAGACACTCAGCATCAATGGCAAGACCTTGGACCTCAGGCCCTGGCCTCTGGGCCTGGCGCTGGGCGGCACCAATGTGG GTGAGTGCAGGGAAGCCAGGTGTGGAGTTGACACCTGTGCCAATGGCGGCATGTGCTTCTCCAGCCAGACCAGTGGCTCCATCTGCCTGTGTCCCTTGGGTTTCCGCGGACCGCTCTGCCAGGAGT ATTTCCTGCTGTCCTTGCCACACTTCAATGAGTCCCTGCTGTCCTACTTCAGTGCCCCCTGGCCACAGTCTTCTCAGCACTACCTCTCCTTTATGGAGATCGAAATCACCTTCTTTCCTACTTCACCTGATGGCACGTTGCTGTACAGTGAAGACACAGGCAGCCGAGACTTCCTGTCAGTCACACTGGCAGATGGATACCTGGAGTTCCGCTTTGATTGCGGATCTGGGCCAGCCATTCTCAG GAGCAAGGAGCCAATCAGTATCTTTGGATGGCACGAACTGCGTGTATCTCGCACAGCCAAGAGCGGCATTCTGCAAGTGGACAACCAGATACCCATCGAGGGTATAGCTGAG GGAGCCTTCACACAGATCAATTGCAACATGCCTCTTTATGTGGGGGGCGTGCCCAACTACATCAGCACCAAGAGCAGTGCCTGTGTCCTGAGACCCTTCAGTGGAAGTATCCAGAAG ATCCTCTTGAATGACCATGTGCTTCACCTGACCCAGGGTGTTGCGGTGGGTGTGAATGTGGAGAATGCGCGACATCCCTGTATAGATAATCCCTGTGCCAATGGTGGCACATGCCGCCCACGGTGGGACGAGTATGAGTGTGACTGTCCACTGGGATATGATGGAAGAAATTGTCAGAAAG AGTGTGGAAACTACTGCTTGAACA TGGTAACAGAGGCCATTGAAATTCCTCAGTTCATTGGGCGAAGCTACCTCACCTATGACAAGAAGGACATCCTCAGGAG AGTCTCTGGTTCGAGGACAAATGTGTTCATGCGATTTAAGAGCACAGCCAAGGATGGACTTCTACTGTGGAGGGGAGACAGTCCAGTGAGAGTCAACACTGACTTCCTATCCTTGGGGCTGCAGGACGGAGCAATTGTCTTCAG CTACAACCTGGGCAGTGGCATCGCCACGGTGATGGTGAATGGCACGTTTGGAGATGGCCGATGGCACCGAGTCAAGGCCGTCAG AGACGGACCATCTGGGAAGCTGACAGTGGACGATTATGGAGCCAAAACAGGTCGGTCTGCGGGGAAGATGAGGCAGCTCAACATCCACGGTGGTCTGTATGTAG GAGGCTTGAAGGAAATTGCCTTGCACACCAACAAGCAATACATGCAGGGTCTAGTGGGCTGTATCTCCCACTTCATTCTTTCCACCGACTACCACCTTTCTCTAGTAGAAGATGCTACTGATGGCAAGAACATCAACACCTGTGGCAACTAG